The Virgibacillus phasianinus genome includes a window with the following:
- the ybeY gene encoding rRNA maturation RNase YbeY, with protein sequence MYIDFHDKTNKVTSDYIDMLQRLLILAAEREGITQEAEVSVSFVTNKEIQELNRNYRGKDNPTDVISFALQETMEDELNIIGEDMPLILGDIVISIERTIEQAEDYNHTFERELGFLTVHGFLHLLGYDHMNEDDKKEMFQKQEEILNAFELKR encoded by the coding sequence ATTGATTTCCACGATAAAACAAATAAGGTGACAAGTGATTACATTGATATGCTGCAGCGATTGCTAATTCTTGCGGCGGAAAGGGAAGGAATAACCCAGGAGGCAGAGGTGTCTGTCAGTTTTGTAACGAATAAAGAAATTCAAGAGCTTAATCGTAATTACCGGGGGAAGGATAATCCAACTGACGTTATATCATTTGCTCTTCAGGAAACAATGGAAGATGAATTAAACATAATAGGGGAAGACATGCCATTAATACTTGGTGACATAGTTATATCCATTGAGCGCACGATTGAGCAGGCTGAAGATTATAATCATACGTTTGAACGTGAATTAGGATTTTTAACGGTCCATGGTTTTCTGCATCTGCTGGGGTATGATCATATGAATGAAGACGACAAAAAAGAAATGTTTCAAAAACAAGAGGAAATATTAAATGCGTTTGAACTTAAAAGATAA
- a CDS encoding diacylglycerol kinase family protein — protein MRLNLKDKNRKKSVGFSYAWNGIVEMCKSERNFRLHLLATFLVVIAGILLCLSKIEWMILIVVIGMVLVAETTNTAVEKLIDFLRPDIHPMAKIIKDIAAGSVLIAAIMAFIIGCILFIPKLYHIFI, from the coding sequence ATGCGTTTGAACTTAAAAGATAAGAATCGAAAAAAGTCTGTTGGCTTTTCTTATGCCTGGAACGGTATTGTGGAAATGTGCAAAAGCGAACGCAATTTTCGTTTGCATTTACTTGCAACGTTCCTAGTTGTGATCGCGGGCATATTGTTGTGTCTTTCCAAGATTGAATGGATGATTCTAATCGTGGTAATCGGAATGGTACTTGTAGCCGAGACAACGAATACCGCGGTAGAAAAGCTTATTGATTTTTTACGGCCTGATATTCATCCCATGGCCAAGATAATTAAGGATATTGCAGCGGGCTCGGTATTAATAGCTGCTATCATGGCATTTATTATTGGGTGTATATTATTTATTCCAAAACTATATCACATCTTTATTTGA